One Bradyrhizobium zhanjiangense DNA segment encodes these proteins:
- a CDS encoding SH3 domain-containing protein encodes MRVLRLIAATILCVATQAARADDTEPVWRASALALVPAGYVAGTAYRTEASTGYLAVYPATSNDPKSPASVFAARQTLVVALTPDEKRAVSAELKPRVEADAADDDGDYAKLHAELAGKRAPLPEGTEPCDLGAWSIDKDPNGLNVRTEPSVRARVLGTLPPPYRPRLGGSENTPEGGWLTEFRIVGFKDGWFLIEGAKPPGKDYEDEKKYPRNAPKPYAGRGWVASNKVGANFANGYTRAGGLFQAPFVDAKWMPAQRELGGPIDGDGGPKRLLACSGYWGLVESHDGVRGWWRSLCSNQVTNCS; translated from the coding sequence ATGCGCGTGCTCCGTCTCATCGCGGCAACGATCCTGTGTGTCGCGACACAAGCGGCGCGCGCGGATGACACGGAACCGGTGTGGCGCGCAAGCGCGCTCGCCCTGGTGCCGGCGGGTTATGTCGCCGGCACGGCCTACCGCACCGAAGCCTCGACTGGTTACCTCGCCGTCTATCCGGCGACGTCGAATGACCCGAAGTCGCCGGCCAGCGTGTTCGCTGCGCGCCAGACCCTCGTGGTCGCGCTGACACCAGACGAGAAGCGCGCGGTATCGGCCGAATTAAAACCGCGCGTCGAGGCCGATGCAGCCGATGACGACGGCGATTATGCAAAGCTCCACGCCGAGCTGGCGGGCAAGCGCGCACCCCTGCCCGAGGGCACGGAGCCCTGCGATCTCGGCGCCTGGTCCATCGACAAGGATCCGAACGGACTCAACGTGCGGACCGAGCCATCGGTGAGGGCGCGCGTGCTCGGCACCCTGCCGCCGCCGTATCGACCAAGGCTTGGCGGCAGCGAGAACACGCCCGAGGGCGGCTGGCTCACCGAATTCCGCATCGTCGGTTTCAAGGACGGCTGGTTTCTGATCGAAGGCGCGAAACCGCCGGGCAAGGATTACGAGGACGAGAAAAAATATCCGCGCAATGCGCCAAAGCCCTATGCCGGACGCGGCTGGGTCGCCTCCAACAAGGTCGGCGCGAATTTCGCCAACGGCTACACGCGCGCGGGCGGGCTGTTCCAGGCCCCCTTCGTCGACGCCAAATGGATGCCGGCGCAACGCGAGCTCGGCGGCCCGATTGACGGTGACGGCGGCCCGAAGCGCCTGCTTGCCTGTAGCGGATATTGGGGTCTCGTCGAGAGCCACGACGGTGTGCGCGGCTGGTGGCGTTCGCTCTGCTCCAACCAGGTTACGAATTGTAGTTGA